In a single window of the Methanofollis ethanolicus genome:
- a CDS encoding formylmethanofuran dehydrogenase subunit B: MIHTDMVCPFCGCLCDDIVVETEGNAVVRVDNACTLGTHKLMNASMDRLKGPIMRDGAGWRDATYDEAIEYAAGVLLDADRPLLYGWSSTQGEAQGLGVSMAELLGGVIDSTTSVCHGPSILAIQEVGHPGCTLGQVKNRADLIIYWGCNPTEAHPRHMSRYTTYADGFFLQNSFRERKLIVVDVRKTETASIADEFVQITPGGDYAVFSALRAIVRGRGDVVPPTVAGVTKEQLEKIAEMCKSAKFGAFFFGVGLTMAPGRYKNIRNAIELVDELNRYTKFTLTPLRGHYNVYGSNEVFTWMTGYPYAVDFSRQIAFYNPGETTAVDILARKECDACLIVASDPGAHFPRKCLEHLTSIPTVLIDPARTVTTPLCRCQIPTAVTGIDASGTAYRMDGVPIHVKTFLDLGYPTDTEVIGRIFEKVQEVRHP; this comes from the coding sequence ATGATCCACACCGACATGGTCTGCCCCTTCTGCGGCTGCCTCTGCGACGATATCGTCGTCGAGACCGAGGGGAACGCGGTCGTGCGGGTGGACAATGCCTGCACCCTCGGCACCCACAAACTGATGAACGCCTCGATGGACCGCCTGAAAGGCCCGATCATGCGGGACGGCGCAGGGTGGCGGGACGCCACCTATGACGAGGCGATCGAGTACGCCGCCGGCGTCCTCCTCGACGCCGACCGGCCCCTGCTGTACGGTTGGTCGAGCACGCAGGGGGAGGCCCAGGGCCTCGGCGTCTCCATGGCCGAACTCCTCGGCGGCGTCATCGACTCGACCACCTCGGTCTGCCATGGCCCCTCCATCCTGGCCATCCAGGAAGTCGGCCATCCCGGGTGCACCCTCGGCCAGGTGAAGAACAGGGCCGACCTGATCATCTACTGGGGTTGCAACCCGACCGAGGCCCACCCGCGGCACATGAGTCGGTACACCACCTATGCCGACGGTTTCTTCCTCCAGAACTCCTTCAGGGAGAGGAAACTCATCGTCGTGGACGTCAGGAAGACCGAGACCGCGAGTATCGCCGATGAGTTCGTGCAGATCACACCGGGCGGCGACTATGCGGTCTTTTCTGCCCTGCGGGCGATCGTGCGGGGACGCGGCGACGTCGTGCCGCCGACCGTCGCCGGCGTGACGAAGGAGCAACTCGAAAAGATCGCGGAGATGTGCAAGAGTGCGAAGTTCGGCGCCTTCTTCTTCGGCGTCGGCCTGACCATGGCGCCGGGCCGGTACAAGAACATCAGGAACGCCATTGAACTGGTGGACGAACTGAACAGGTACACGAAGTTCACCCTGACGCCCCTGCGGGGTCACTACAATGTCTATGGCTCGAACGAAGTCTTCACCTGGATGACAGGATACCCCTATGCTGTCGACTTCTCCCGGCAGATCGCCTTCTACAACCCCGGCGAGACGACGGCGGTGGACATCCTGGCACGGAAGGAGTGCGACGCCTGTCTCATCGTGGCAAGCGATCCCGGTGCCCACTTCCCGCGGAAATGCCTGGAACACCTCACATCCATCCCGACGGTGCTCATCGACCCGGCGCGGACGGTGACGACGCCCCTCTGCCGGTGCCAGATCCCGACGGCCGTCACCGGCATCGACGCCTCGGGCACGGCCTACAGGATGGACGGCGTCCCGATCCATGTGAAGACATTCCTTGACCTTGGTTATCCCACTGACACCGAGGTCATCGGCAGAATCTTCGAGAAGGTGCAGGAGGTGAGACATCCATGA
- a CDS encoding 4Fe-4S binding protein, which translates to MGISIFWYLREFLRADWLKDFFFVKTAPLVDPPYFRGYPALTGKECTHCLSCMMICPTPGAIEVLRDGETWTPHIYPGHCIRCGLCVEACPEDVLDAGRVLETQKRDGTDITVRYQVTVNPDTCVRCGNCVVACPVNKEADPQLGAGGTSANDEVIMKIHNGNLWVVHDEKCTGCKTCESVCPTRAIRIARVAEGRQGVEE; encoded by the coding sequence ATGGGAATCTCGATCTTCTGGTATCTGCGGGAATTTCTCCGGGCCGACTGGCTCAAAGATTTCTTCTTCGTAAAGACGGCGCCCCTCGTCGACCCGCCGTACTTCAGGGGCTATCCGGCCCTCACCGGGAAGGAGTGCACCCATTGTCTCTCCTGCATGATGATCTGCCCGACGCCGGGCGCGATCGAGGTGCTGCGCGACGGCGAGACCTGGACCCCGCACATCTACCCCGGCCACTGTATCAGGTGTGGCCTCTGCGTCGAGGCCTGTCCCGAGGACGTCCTCGACGCAGGACGGGTGCTGGAGACGCAAAAACGCGATGGGACCGACATCACGGTCAGGTACCAGGTGACCGTGAACCCCGACACCTGCGTGCGCTGCGGCAACTGCGTCGTCGCCTGCCCGGTGAACAAGGAGGCCGACCCGCAACTCGGTGCCGGCGGCACCTCGGCAAACGACGAGGTGATCATGAAGATCCACAACGGCAACCTCTGGGTCGTCCATGACGAGAAGTGCACGGGCTGCAAGACCTGCGAGAGCGTCTGCCCGACCAGGGCGATCAGGATTGCACGGGTCGCCGAAGGGCGGCAGGGGGTGGAAGAATGA
- a CDS encoding EhaG family protein: protein MSYEIALPAVLVAVAVAFIALVLEKDDLHRLLLTDLAEITGLAIIALVATDLAEALILPGLVVGISELMALSEVYLVKEGLTAAPKRMMHLEVMDSAPAILAAGLVIYGIVLSGFSGGAVAGLGLLFWFFCKGHDEAFAILETASGYAWALWIVAFFVFMIAPQYWLFAVMIAGGAILLKVMAKMALVGTMRGGRDV from the coding sequence ATGAGCTACGAGATCGCCCTTCCGGCCGTCCTGGTCGCGGTCGCGGTCGCCTTCATAGCGCTGGTGCTTGAAAAGGACGACCTGCACCGCCTCCTCCTCACCGACCTCGCCGAGATCACCGGACTTGCGATCATCGCCCTGGTGGCGACCGACCTCGCCGAGGCCCTGATCCTGCCCGGCCTGGTGGTCGGGATCTCAGAACTGATGGCCCTCTCCGAGGTCTACCTCGTCAAGGAAGGGCTGACCGCAGCCCCGAAGAGGATGATGCACCTCGAGGTGATGGACAGCGCCCCCGCGATCCTCGCCGCCGGCCTCGTAATCTACGGCATCGTCCTTTCCGGCTTCTCAGGCGGTGCGGTGGCCGGCCTCGGTCTCCTCTTCTGGTTCTTCTGCAAGGGGCACGACGAGGCATTCGCAATCCTGGAGACGGCCTCGGGCTATGCCTGGGCGCTCTGGATCGTCGCCTTCTTCGTCTTCATGATCGCGCCGCAGTACTGGCTCTTCGCGGTGATGATCGCGGGCGGCGCAATCCTCCTCAAGGTGATGGCAAAGATGGCACTTGTCGGCACAATGCGGGGTGGTCGGGATGTTTGA
- a CDS encoding formylmethanofuran dehydrogenase subunit A, with protein sequence MSELLVKNAYVIDPINHIDGEVMDIAVRDGRIVEDVGPKATVIDARGCLTLPGGVDSHTHVCGTKVNFGRYMSPEDMRAGREARRGVKHATSGYSVPTTYANSYRYAVMGYTTLLEGAMAPLEARHTHEEFSATPLQDMMANTLFDGNWGVMNAIRDGDQDRVAEIVGWTLSAVKGFGIKLTNPGGTEAWGFGKNLTCINDEVPNFGVTPIEIIQAMIRACETLRLPHSVHLHCNNLGNPGNYACTLGTFNQIPDLNEKRQTLYATHVQFHSYGGSDWKTFCSKAEPVAYTVNNLPQIVIDMGQVMFGKTTTMTADGPMEFNLYRLHHDKWSNHDVELETGSGIIPVFYRRKNLVNSIMWAIGLELALLVKNPWQCMLTTDNPNGAPFVKYPEIIALLMSKKYRDAEFATVHPDTGSRVVLPALDRELDWNEIAVMTRAGQAKALGITGIGKGHLGLGAEADIAVYPIRVGEVDPAQEYRKVIDAFSRTKYTIKRGRPVTRDGEILVHGENTTIWVDPKMGPGHDISQDTEFVKMFDRYYSVRMSNYPVQDEYLKRSLRMETEAVF encoded by the coding sequence ATGAGCGAGTTACTCGTCAAAAACGCCTATGTGATCGACCCGATCAACCATATCGACGGCGAGGTCATGGACATCGCCGTCAGGGACGGCAGGATCGTCGAGGACGTCGGCCCGAAGGCGACCGTGATCGATGCCAGAGGCTGCCTCACTCTCCCCGGCGGCGTCGACTCCCATACCCATGTCTGCGGCACGAAGGTGAACTTCGGGCGGTACATGAGCCCCGAGGACATGCGGGCAGGCAGGGAGGCGCGGCGCGGGGTGAAGCACGCCACATCGGGCTACTCTGTCCCGACGACCTACGCGAACTCGTACCGCTACGCCGTCATGGGTTACACCACCCTCCTCGAAGGGGCGATGGCGCCCCTCGAAGCCCGTCACACCCACGAGGAGTTCTCGGCCACGCCCCTCCAGGACATGATGGCAAACACCCTCTTCGACGGGAACTGGGGGGTTATGAACGCGATCCGGGACGGCGACCAGGACAGGGTCGCTGAGATCGTCGGCTGGACCCTCTCCGCGGTGAAGGGTTTCGGGATCAAACTCACCAACCCCGGCGGCACCGAGGCATGGGGGTTCGGGAAGAACCTGACCTGCATCAACGACGAGGTCCCGAACTTCGGGGTCACCCCGATCGAGATCATCCAGGCGATGATCCGTGCCTGCGAGACCCTCCGCCTCCCCCACTCTGTCCACCTCCACTGCAACAACCTGGGCAACCCGGGCAACTACGCCTGCACGCTCGGGACCTTCAACCAGATCCCCGACCTCAATGAGAAACGCCAGACCCTGTATGCCACCCATGTCCAGTTCCACAGTTACGGCGGGTCCGACTGGAAGACCTTCTGCTCGAAGGCCGAACCGGTGGCGTACACGGTGAACAACCTGCCCCAGATCGTCATCGACATGGGGCAGGTGATGTTCGGGAAGACGACGACGATGACCGCGGACGGCCCGATGGAGTTCAACCTGTACCGCCTCCACCACGACAAGTGGAGCAACCACGATGTCGAACTGGAGACAGGGTCGGGGATCATCCCGGTCTTCTACCGGAGAAAGAACCTGGTGAACTCGATCATGTGGGCGATTGGTCTGGAACTGGCCCTGCTGGTGAAGAACCCCTGGCAGTGCATGCTCACGACCGACAACCCGAACGGGGCGCCGTTCGTGAAGTACCCGGAGATCATCGCCCTCCTGATGAGCAAGAAATACCGTGACGCCGAGTTCGCGACTGTCCACCCGGACACCGGGTCACGGGTCGTCCTCCCGGCCCTTGACCGCGAACTCGACTGGAACGAGATCGCCGTCATGACGCGGGCAGGGCAGGCGAAGGCTCTCGGGATCACCGGCATCGGGAAGGGCCACCTGGGCCTCGGGGCCGAGGCCGACATCGCGGTCTATCCGATACGGGTCGGTGAGGTCGACCCCGCACAGGAGTACAGGAAAGTGATCGACGCCTTTTCCCGGACGAAGTATACGATCAAGCGGGGACGGCCGGTCACGCGGGACGGCGAGATCCTGGTCCACGGTGAGAACACGACGATCTGGGTCGACCCGAAGATGGGGCCCGGCCACGACATCAGCCAGGACACAGAGTTCGTGAAGATGTTCGACCGTTATTACTCGGTGCGGATGAGCAACTATCCGGTGCAGGACGAGTATCTGAAAAGAAGCCTGCGTATGGAGACGGAGGCGGTCTTCTGA
- a CDS encoding EhaD family protein, which produces MIEFLQVVLAAIALLGAVATAVSRDPFDKLIALGVMIGGIMPFIVDRGYLDVAVAVALLAPITTIFVLALAWRRDEHGA; this is translated from the coding sequence ATGATTGAGTTCCTGCAGGTCGTCCTCGCTGCGATCGCCCTCCTCGGGGCCGTCGCCACCGCCGTCTCCCGCGACCCCTTCGACAAACTCATCGCCCTCGGCGTGATGATCGGCGGGATCATGCCCTTCATCGTCGACCGGGGCTACCTCGACGTCGCCGTCGCCGTCGCCCTGCTCGCACCTATCACGACGATCTTCGTCCTCGCGCTCGCCTGGAGGAGGGACGAACATGGCGCCTGA
- a CDS encoding DUF2109 family protein, whose product MAELIALYVCGVVALFAAVRCLAEKETYLKLPYLNVMNFAVAGIIVLLIDHPLSLLAAAAYFVGSTLEANAIASAKAGGVKHD is encoded by the coding sequence GTGGCGGAGTTGATCGCCCTGTACGTCTGCGGGGTTGTCGCCCTCTTTGCGGCGGTCCGCTGCCTCGCCGAGAAGGAGACCTACCTGAAGCTCCCGTACCTGAATGTGATGAACTTCGCCGTCGCCGGGATCATCGTGCTCCTCATCGACCACCCCCTCTCCCTCCTTGCGGCCGCCGCCTACTTCGTGGGCTCGACCCTGGAGGCGAACGCCATTGCAAGCGCAAAGGCCGGGGGTGTGAAGCATGATTGA
- a CDS encoding hydrogenase large subunit has translation MKKTVDVAIPIGPVHPCWKEPVRIKCETRGEHVLSAEVEMGYMKKGIERIMRGRPWQEVMFLAERVCGICSVVHNMVFIEAMETISGITPPPRAAYLRVVANELDRMASHLIANFSYCYTIEHETLGMYLLNEREHVLDMLERLTGNRVNTAYMIPGGVRYDLRPADEKIIRETLDLLDTNLTRYAKMFETGPMIALRSKGVGILTKDQALEAHAVGPTARASGIAVDCRSNHPTYRAIGFSPIVRDEGDNYARIMVRFEELKQSIGLIRRSLAMMPDGPIRGGGICKGGEVRYSGEAPRGELTYFVKADRYGRVEEIAIQTPSIMNIDACTHYMLKGVTSIADVTSTFISSDPCIACNER, from the coding sequence ATGAAAAAAACGGTCGATGTAGCGATACCGATCGGCCCTGTCCACCCCTGCTGGAAGGAGCCGGTCAGGATCAAGTGCGAGACCAGAGGAGAGCACGTCCTCAGCGCCGAGGTCGAGATGGGCTACATGAAGAAAGGGATCGAGCGGATCATGCGGGGGAGGCCCTGGCAGGAAGTAATGTTCCTTGCCGAACGGGTCTGCGGGATCTGCTCGGTCGTCCACAACATGGTCTTCATCGAGGCAATGGAGACGATCTCCGGGATCACGCCACCCCCACGGGCGGCGTACCTCAGGGTGGTCGCCAATGAACTCGATAGGATGGCAAGCCACCTCATCGCCAACTTCTCGTACTGCTACACCATCGAGCACGAGACCCTGGGCATGTACCTCCTCAACGAGCGTGAGCACGTGCTGGACATGCTCGAACGTCTCACCGGCAACCGGGTGAACACCGCCTACATGATCCCGGGCGGCGTCCGCTACGACCTGCGGCCCGCAGACGAAAAAATCATCAGGGAGACGCTCGACCTCCTCGACACAAACCTTACTCGCTACGCAAAGATGTTCGAGACCGGGCCGATGATCGCCCTCAGGAGCAAAGGCGTCGGCATTCTCACGAAGGACCAGGCCCTCGAAGCCCATGCCGTCGGCCCGACGGCGCGGGCAAGCGGGATCGCCGTGGACTGCCGGAGCAACCACCCGACCTACCGGGCGATCGGCTTCTCCCCGATCGTACGGGATGAGGGAGACAATTATGCACGGATCATGGTGCGGTTCGAGGAACTGAAGCAGAGCATCGGCCTTATCAGGCGCTCCCTGGCAATGATGCCCGACGGGCCGATACGGGGCGGCGGCATCTGCAAGGGCGGCGAGGTGCGCTACTCAGGCGAAGCGCCGCGGGGCGAACTCACCTACTTCGTCAAAGCCGACCGTTACGGGCGGGTCGAGGAGATCGCCATCCAGACGCCGTCGATCATGAACATCGACGCCTGCACGCACTACATGCTCAAGGGCGTCACGTCGATCGCGGACGTCACCTCGACCTTCATCAGTTCTGACCCCTGCATCGCGTGCAATGAGAGGTAA
- a CDS encoding respiratory chain complex I subunit 1 family protein codes for MIEYLIFAVFAGLLLHGIHRKAIARVQGRPGPPVWQEILHVLKFSFKETWVPATASETLFVAVVLIAIAVWSTALFILVTGGSLLLLFAVYMLHKIVEHGLGLSSGSPYGKFGAIRSVMSAASEIPLFATIAAVYLVTGSLMISDIQTWQAAHGPLLLAAPPAAAALYIVVLAKMHYSPFAVIESKEIVSGNVTEHFGVWRAGLEAAFALKTFVLLYAFILIFLAPMPLLLAAVTMVLLLLSLSFICALTPMLSPFDTVTIQIGVAGLIVVYVLLAGVIP; via the coding sequence ATGATCGAATATCTCATCTTCGCGGTCTTCGCCGGACTTCTCCTCCACGGCATCCACAGGAAGGCGATCGCACGGGTACAGGGACGGCCCGGCCCCCCGGTCTGGCAGGAGATCCTCCATGTCCTGAAGTTCTCCTTCAAGGAGACCTGGGTCCCGGCCACGGCCAGCGAGACGCTCTTCGTGGCGGTGGTGCTCATCGCCATCGCCGTCTGGAGCACCGCCCTCTTCATCCTCGTCACCGGCGGGAGCCTCCTCCTCCTCTTCGCCGTCTACATGCTCCACAAGATCGTGGAGCACGGCCTCGGCCTCTCCTCGGGGTCGCCGTACGGGAAGTTCGGGGCGATCAGGTCGGTGATGTCCGCGGCCTCCGAGATCCCGCTCTTCGCCACGATCGCCGCCGTGTACCTCGTCACCGGATCCCTGATGATCTCGGACATCCAGACATGGCAGGCGGCGCACGGCCCCCTCCTCCTTGCGGCCCCGCCGGCGGCCGCAGCACTCTACATCGTCGTGCTGGCGAAGATGCACTACAGCCCCTTCGCCGTCATCGAGAGCAAGGAGATCGTGAGCGGCAATGTCACCGAGCACTTCGGGGTCTGGCGTGCCGGACTGGAGGCGGCCTTCGCGCTCAAGACCTTCGTCCTCCTGTACGCCTTCATCCTCATCTTCCTGGCGCCGATGCCCCTCCTCCTTGCGGCCGTGACGATGGTGCTCCTCCTCCTCTCCCTCTCGTTCATCTGCGCACTGACGCCGATGCTCTCCCCCTTCGACACGGTCACCATCCAGATCGGGGTGGCCGGCCTCATCGTCGTCTATGTCCTTCTCGCGGGGGTGATCCCATGA
- a CDS encoding class I SAM-dependent methyltransferase has translation MEPLPDYNELWRAAVEAGGREKIDDPGAVWDRRAGAYDRVRGEERGAAEVSMMAIGPDDTVLDIGAGTGRLAVPMARVARHVTALDPSGKMLAVLGRHMEEAGLGNYTCMKARWEDVTPGVDIGPHTVVVAANSLGFADLRRELEKIDAAATKAVYLFWHAGDWRERDDQKLWREVFGAEGGRVGYPDYLFVIHILHDLGIYANVRVYGTETVRHYPSPEAAAADWARMHEPPAGKEEVVVEHFRKALEPDGDGGYVLVRRRRRAMVWWEK, from the coding sequence ATGGAACCTCTTCCCGATTACAACGAACTCTGGCGGGCGGCGGTCGAGGCCGGCGGCAGGGAGAAGATCGACGACCCGGGTGCGGTCTGGGACCGCCGGGCCGGGGCATACGACCGTGTCAGAGGAGAGGAGAGAGGGGCGGCCGAGGTCTCGATGATGGCGATCGGTCCGGACGATACTGTCCTCGATATCGGGGCAGGTACCGGGCGTCTTGCCGTCCCGATGGCGCGGGTCGCACGGCACGTCACCGCCCTCGACCCGTCGGGGAAGATGCTTGCGGTCCTCGGCCGCCACATGGAGGAGGCGGGTCTTGGCAACTACACCTGCATGAAGGCACGCTGGGAGGACGTGACGCCGGGCGTCGACATCGGCCCCCACACGGTCGTCGTCGCCGCAAACTCCCTCGGCTTTGCCGACCTGAGACGGGAACTCGAAAAGATCGACGCGGCGGCGACGAAGGCGGTGTACCTCTTCTGGCACGCGGGAGACTGGCGGGAGCGCGACGACCAGAAACTCTGGCGTGAAGTCTTCGGTGCAGAAGGGGGCCGTGTCGGATATCCCGATTACCTTTTCGTTATTCACATCCTCCACGACCTCGGGATCTACGCGAACGTGCGGGTCTACGGGACGGAGACGGTCAGGCACTACCCCTCGCCCGAAGCGGCCGCGGCCGACTGGGCGAGGATGCACGAGCCCCCGGCAGGGAAGGAAGAGGTCGTCGTCGAGCACTTCAGGAAGGCCCTGGAACCGGACGGGGACGGGGGGTACGTGCTGGTCAGGAGGCGGAGGCGGGCGATGGTGTGGTGGGAGAAGTGA
- a CDS encoding DUF2106 family protein: protein MISRISKILSEYENLTLLYAVLVLLVLIIGAFSLPAIVYHGDTLYPKAIDRASHLDPYDRGGEPFNTTTVAAQYPENSPYLGYVTAYLTPLSLFLAETTAHLGTTIVSHPGGIIDEILYNTRGLDTIVETSILFTAFAIASYLFRRRDG from the coding sequence ATGATCAGCAGGATATCGAAGATCCTTTCTGAATACGAGAACCTCACCCTCCTCTACGCCGTGCTCGTCCTCCTCGTCCTCATCATCGGGGCCTTCTCCCTCCCCGCGATCGTCTATCACGGGGACACCCTGTACCCGAAGGCGATCGACCGGGCGAGCCACCTCGACCCGTACGACCGGGGCGGCGAACCCTTCAACACGACGACGGTGGCGGCGCAGTACCCTGAGAATTCGCCCTACCTCGGCTACGTGACGGCGTACCTCACGCCCCTCTCCCTCTTCCTGGCAGAGACCACGGCCCACCTCGGGACGACGATCGTCTCCCACCCCGGCGGGATCATCGACGAAATCCTGTACAACACGCGGGGGCTCGACACCATCGTCGAGACGAGCATCCTCTTCACGGCCTTTGCGATCGCCTCCTATCTCTTCAGGAGGCGTGACGGATGA
- a CDS encoding NADH-quinone oxidoreductase subunit B family protein, with translation MTDLLQRLKNAVRSRSIHVAYVDTGSCNGCDIEVLACLSPRYDLEQYGIYVHNNPREADVLLVIGCCTPQWEDKLKGLWEKIPEPKVAIAIGNCPISGCVFNREGGYVNPPASKHIPIAASVPGCPPRPTEIIRAILSLAPTIFADYEEKKQ, from the coding sequence ATGACAGACCTGCTCCAGAGACTCAAGAACGCCGTGCGGTCGCGCTCGATCCATGTGGCCTACGTGGACACAGGGTCATGCAACGGCTGCGACATCGAGGTGCTCGCATGCCTCTCCCCCCGCTACGACCTCGAACAGTACGGGATCTATGTCCACAACAACCCGAGAGAAGCAGACGTCCTCCTGGTGATCGGGTGTTGCACACCCCAGTGGGAGGACAAACTCAAGGGTCTCTGGGAAAAGATCCCTGAACCCAAGGTGGCGATCGCCATTGGCAACTGCCCGATCTCGGGTTGCGTCTTCAACAGGGAGGGGGGGTACGTCAACCCGCCTGCTTCGAAACACATCCCGATCGCCGCATCCGTCCCGGGATGCCCGCCCCGCCCAACCGAGATCATCAGGGCGATCCTCTCGCTCGCGCCGACGATCTTTGCAGACTACGAGGAGAAAAAACAATGA
- a CDS encoding DUF2107 family protein, with protein MAPELILGLAILIIGAVAAAFPRPKTYLSRIISLEIPGWGLLLVMLAYDETLALLTFIAVTAISTFVMVRVVERREAP; from the coding sequence ATGGCGCCTGAACTCATCCTCGGTCTCGCAATCCTCATCATCGGGGCCGTCGCCGCCGCCTTCCCGCGGCCGAAGACCTATCTCTCCAGGATCATCAGCCTGGAGATCCCGGGATGGGGCCTCCTCCTCGTCATGCTCGCGTACGACGAGACCCTCGCCCTCCTCACCTTCATAGCCGTAACCGCCATCTCCACCTTCGTCATGGTCAGGGTGGTCGAGAGGAGGGAAGCGCCATGA
- a CDS encoding molybdopterin dinucleotide binding domain-containing protein — translation MKFLFNTGRTAAQGIGLDRKAGAEYARATSRCMMNPVDMMDLDVEAGDHLQVRGPAGEVVLSVVPAEGTPRGMVFVPLGPYANHILGGETHGTGMPDFKTMTVEIEPTLREVPTVADLMDEIGGAAYSPEETS, via the coding sequence ATGAAGTTCCTCTTCAACACCGGCAGGACGGCGGCACAGGGTATCGGGCTCGACAGGAAGGCCGGGGCAGAGTATGCCCGGGCGACCTCGCGCTGCATGATGAACCCGGTCGACATGATGGACCTCGACGTCGAGGCCGGGGACCACCTCCAGGTCAGGGGGCCGGCAGGCGAGGTCGTCCTCTCGGTCGTCCCGGCCGAGGGGACGCCACGCGGCATGGTCTTTGTCCCTCTCGGTCCCTATGCAAACCATATCCTCGGGGGCGAGACCCACGGGACAGGGATGCCTGACTTCAAGACCATGACAGTCGAGATCGAACCGACCCTGAGGGAGGTGCCGACCGTTGCAGATCTGATGGACGAGATCGGCGGGGCGGCCTATTCCCCGGAGGAGACGTCATGA
- a CDS encoding AI-2E family transporter encodes MTHDRLTLILVFAVFAVTALAFWNLLWVVVIAASLAVVILPLKRWFCRWVGEEMASLLTAVAVFLALTVAVGFTIAVLALNADYLAGIVQGILAWIGAEGETAVGPVQSAGIAAWAGEQVARFGDWAGTFASEVPMLVIDVIVFFLALFMFVFQGEAVAAEVTAALPARLRATVERMTATSVDTLYAIYIVHVATAVITFFLAIPFFWLLGYDHIIFFSVMAGIFQLIPILGPSLIMFFIGIHALSLGDVRGAALAAFIGYPIVCAFPDLYFRPLMMGRRAAIHPVIMWIGFFGGLVTMGIVGFVLGPLFLALAVAGYRIFIEEMEDAKGAEV; translated from the coding sequence ATGACGCACGACCGCCTGACCCTCATCCTCGTCTTCGCCGTTTTTGCCGTCACGGCCCTCGCCTTCTGGAACCTCCTCTGGGTGGTCGTCATTGCCGCGTCCCTTGCCGTCGTCATCCTGCCCCTGAAGAGATGGTTCTGCCGGTGGGTGGGGGAGGAGATGGCGTCCCTCCTCACCGCCGTCGCCGTATTTCTCGCCCTTACGGTCGCGGTGGGTTTTACGATCGCCGTCCTGGCCCTGAACGCCGATTATCTCGCCGGGATCGTGCAGGGGATCCTCGCCTGGATCGGGGCCGAGGGGGAGACGGCTGTGGGGCCGGTCCAGTCGGCCGGCATCGCCGCCTGGGCCGGGGAACAGGTCGCCCGTTTCGGCGACTGGGCCGGAACATTCGCCTCCGAGGTGCCGATGCTCGTCATCGATGTCATCGTCTTCTTCCTCGCCCTCTTCATGTTCGTTTTCCAGGGCGAGGCGGTCGCCGCGGAGGTGACGGCCGCCCTCCCCGCCCGCCTGCGGGCCACGGTCGAGAGGATGACCGCCACCTCGGTCGACACCCTCTATGCGATCTATATCGTCCACGTGGCGACGGCGGTGATCACCTTCTTCCTCGCCATCCCCTTCTTCTGGCTTCTCGGCTACGACCATATCATCTTCTTCTCGGTGATGGCCGGGATCTTCCAGCTCATTCCGATACTTGGGCCTTCCCTGATCATGTTCTTCATCGGCATCCACGCCCTTTCCCTCGGCGATGTCAGGGGGGCGGCCCTGGCGGCCTTCATCGGCTACCCGATCGTCTGCGCCTTCCCGGACCTCTACTTCCGCCCTCTCATGATGGGCAGGCGTGCCGCGATCCACCCGGTGATCATGTGGATCGGATTTTTCGGCGGCCTCGTGACGATGGGCATCGTCGGCTTCGTTCTCGGCCCTCTCTTCCTGGCGCTCGCCGTGGCGGGGTACCGGATCTTCATCGAGGAGATGGAGGACGCGAAGGGGGCGGAGGTGTGA